From the genome of Sulfurovum sp. NBC37-1, one region includes:
- the soxC gene encoding sulfite dehydrogenase, translated as MNKKTEEKIASVSRRDFFKKTASAGAVAATAVAAPSTVLASEASTKDDPNIVHHVKWGTTLGDECNKNPYGVPSKYEHNVVRRTSALMSSAGDMHAAISMTPIAELKGIIVPNGLHFTRTHNGVAHVDPNKWRLMIHGLVEKPIVLTLDQLKRYPSESFIYFLECPSNSAAEWKGPQFGTAQFVKGMMSCAQWTGVRLKTILDEIGLKPEAKWMLAEGSDGSEMSRTLPVEKVLDDVIIAYAQNGEALRDEQGYPVRLFAPGWEANLCVKWLKRLEFGDEPWHAKEETSKYTALTASGKAIQHFYALETNSIITSPAPEKDWTDLKKGDLVEIEGLAWSGYGTIKGVDISFDGGKNWVEAQLKGLVLPKCWTRFSYMYKYEGKPLLLQSRSYDDSGDVQPTVNQEKGVVGVECVYHRNAIITWAVNEKGEVSNVQVRS; from the coding sequence TTGAATAAAAAAACAGAAGAAAAAATAGCATCTGTCAGCAGACGTGATTTTTTTAAGAAAACGGCTTCTGCCGGTGCTGTTGCTGCAACCGCTGTTGCTGCACCAAGCACAGTTTTGGCAAGTGAAGCAAGCACAAAAGACGATCCGAATATCGTTCATCATGTGAAGTGGGGTACTACACTTGGAGACGAGTGTAACAAAAACCCTTATGGTGTACCGTCAAAGTATGAGCATAATGTTGTCAGAAGAACATCAGCGCTAATGTCTTCAGCCGGAGATATGCACGCGGCGATCTCTATGACACCGATCGCTGAACTGAAAGGTATTATTGTTCCAAACGGGTTACACTTTACACGTACACACAATGGTGTTGCACATGTAGATCCAAACAAGTGGAGACTGATGATACACGGTCTTGTAGAGAAGCCTATTGTGCTTACACTTGATCAGCTTAAGAGATATCCAAGCGAAAGCTTTATCTATTTCCTTGAGTGTCCTTCAAACTCCGCCGCCGAGTGGAAAGGGCCTCAGTTCGGTACAGCCCAGTTTGTCAAAGGAATGATGTCCTGTGCACAGTGGACCGGCGTACGTCTTAAAACGATCCTCGATGAGATCGGGCTCAAGCCTGAAGCGAAGTGGATGCTTGCTGAAGGTTCCGACGGTTCGGAGATGAGTAGAACACTGCCGGTTGAAAAAGTACTTGATGATGTCATCATCGCTTACGCACAAAATGGTGAGGCACTTCGTGATGAGCAGGGTTATCCTGTGCGTCTGTTCGCACCGGGCTGGGAAGCCAACCTGTGTGTCAAGTGGTTGAAGAGACTTGAGTTTGGTGACGAGCCATGGCATGCAAAAGAGGAGACTTCAAAGTATACAGCGTTGACAGCAAGCGGAAAAGCAATACAGCATTTCTATGCACTTGAGACGAACTCTATCATTACTTCTCCTGCTCCTGAAAAAGACTGGACAGACCTTAAAAAAGGTGATCTTGTCGAGATTGAAGGTTTGGCATGGAGTGGTTACGGAACCATTAAGGGTGTAGATATCAGCTTTGACGGTGGAAAGAACTGGGTTGAAGCACAGTTAAAAGGTCTGGTCCTTCCAAAATGTTGGACCAGATTCTCATATATGTACAAGTATGAAGGCAAGCCGTTGTTACTGCAGAGCCGTTCTTACGATGACTCAGGCGATGTTCAGCCGACAGTCAACCAGGAAAAAGGTGTAGTGGGTGTCGAATGTGTTTACCACAGGAACGCAATCATCACATGGGCAGTAAATGAAAAAGGGGAGGTAAGCAATGTTCAAGTTAGATCGTAA